One Zeugodacus cucurbitae isolate PBARC_wt_2022May chromosome 3, idZeuCucr1.2, whole genome shotgun sequence genomic region harbors:
- the LOC105215280 gene encoding 4'-phosphopantetheine phosphatase — MGESKCYTLLRDPNAYTPDTIDLNKDTKAAAYWFPCFRDLVAKFATQAAESQSQTDDTAIQRAENFRKSYLEKLDEYQRNAEINAANNVVLGIRELLELNETQLRLFGFDDPWKQQKQLENTAAIATLKSRLLELDAIEDNAARWTELVRGVLAGNMFDWGAQAVATILNEDSNFGLHAALERIQKRPWLIDNLDAWLQRLRGNAHKCALIFVDNSGVDVILGILPFVRALLQRGTKVLLCANTEPSLNDVTSGELTELLDQCCIHCSVLAKARQEQNLLVYANGQSGPCLDMRTLPSELCDAIQKHETDLLVIEGMGRTLHTNLYAKFKCETLKLAVIKNKWLAERLGGDTFAVMCKYEDAS, encoded by the coding sequence ATGGGCGAATCCAAGTGTTACACACTGCTAAGAGATCCTAACGCATATACACCAGATACAATCGACTTGAACAAGGATACAAAAGCAGCTGCATATTGGTTCCCTTGCTTTCGCGATTTAGTTGCGAAATTTGCCACACAAGCAGCGGAAAGTCAAAGCCAAACTGATGACACAGCCATACAACGGGCGGAAAACTTTCGCAAATCCTATTTGGAAAAACTGGATGAATACCAAAGAAATGCAGAAATAAATGCAGCTAATAATGTCGTGCTGGGTATACGTGAATTGCTAGAATTGAATGAGACTCAATTACGTTTATTTGGTTTTGACGATCCatggaaacaacaaaaacaattagaaAACACAGCTGCCATTGCTACCTTAAAAAGTCGCCTATTGGAGTTAGATGCCATCGAAGATAATGCAGCACGTTGGACAGAGCTGGTGCGCGGTGTGCTGGCTGGTAATATGTTCGATTGGGGTGCACAAGCGGTAGCGACTATTTTGAATGAAGATTCAAATTTCGGCTTACATGCAGCACTGGAGCGTATACAAAAGCGTCCTTGGCTCATAGACAACCTGGACGCCTGGTTGCAACGGCTGCGTGGCAATGCGCATAAATGTGCGCTTATTTTCGTCGACAATAGTGGCGTAGATGTAATTTTAGGCATACTGCCATTCGTGCGTGCATTACTGCAACGTGGCACCAAAGTACTGCTATGTGCAAATACCGAACCTTCGCTGAATGATGTGACAAGTGGAGAGCTAACTGAATTGTTAGATCAATGCTGTATACACTGCAGTGTGCTCGCAAAAGCAAGACAAGAACAAAACCTACTAGTGTATGCGAACGGGCAGAGCGGTCCCTGTTTGGATATGCGTACATTGCCGAGTGAACTATGTGATGCAATACAAAAACATGAGACTGATTTGCTAGTAATCGAAGGTATGGGGCGTACGCTTCATACAAATCTCTATGCGAAATTCAAATGTGAGACACTAAAATTGGCTGTCATAAAGAATAAGTGGTTGGCGGAGCGTTTGGGCGGTGATACCTTTGCAGTTATGTGCAAATACGAAGATGCAAGCTAG
- the LOC105215279 gene encoding 60S ribosomal protein L37a, protein MAKRTKKVGIVGKYGTRYGASLRKMVKKMEVTQHSKYTCTFCGKDSMKRACVGIWSCKRCKRVVAGGAWVYSTTAAASVRSAVRRLRETKEQ, encoded by the exons ATG GCCAAACGCACCAAGAAGGTTGGAATCGTTGGTAAATATGGTACCCGTTATGGTGCCTCCCTGCGTAAGATGGTCAAGAAGATGGAAGTGACCCAGCATTCAAAATACACCTGCACCTTCTGCGGCAAG GACTCGATGAAACGTGCCTGCGTTGGTATCTGGTCCTGCAAACGCTGCAAGCGTGTCGTTGCTGGTGGCGCCTGGGTGTACTCCACCACCGCTGCTGCTTCCGTGCGCTCGGCTGTGCGTCGTCTGCGTGAAACCAAGGAACAATAA